A single region of the Glycine max cultivar Williams 82 chromosome 20, Glycine_max_v4.0, whole genome shotgun sequence genome encodes:
- the LOC100791662 gene encoding uncharacterized protein isoform X3, giving the protein MDEAEEEQQRRRLKLEEALEIQSLRRIISAYLNYPDAAEEDVRRYERSYRKLPPSHKALLSHYSRKFQRLRWCISMNTHFIFGMLQAFEPPLDMSQDVDFSEDPHPESTQKDHLVSEGISACSCESVPVRITCSVSDQHRCVEGGNHTCISQAQMHSNEEVDIESCHQSNTGSHSPSMIHPKETSEYCGSPIADSNGNVPVTSSQQQWLDPSLKLNVPLVDVDKVRCIIRNIVRDWAAEGKNERDQCYSPILDELNMLFPNRSKDSPPACLVPGAGLGRLALEISCLGFISQGNEFSYYMMICSSFILNHSQSIGLMEHLSSQTAGEWTIYPWIHSNCNSLSDSDQLRPVSIPDMHPASAGITEGFSMCGGDFVEVYSDSSQVGLDKFGTSTLSLCRYVWTG; this is encoded by the exons CTATCCTGATGCCGCAGAAGAGGATGTTAGAAGATATGAGAGGTCTTATAGGAAGCTTCCACCTTCCCATAAG GCTTTGTTATCCCACTATTCTCGAAAGTTTCAAAGATTACGCTG GTGTATCTCAATGAATACACATTTCATATTCGGCATGCTTCAA GCATTTGAACCTCCACTTGACATGAGCCAGGACGTAGATTTTAGTGAAGATCCACATCCTGAATCGACCCAAAAAGATCATTTAGTTTCTGAAGGGATTAGTGCTTGTTCATGTGAGTCAGTCCCTGTGAGAATAACATGTTCTGTATCTGATCAACATCGTTGTGTGGAAGGTGGCAATCATACTTGCATATCACAAGCACAAATGCATTCCAATGAG GAGGTGGACATTGAGAGTTGCCACCAGTCAAATACTGGGAGCCATTCTCCAAGCATGATACATCCTAAAGAAACTAGTGAATACTGTGGAAGTCCTATTGCTGATTCCAATGGCAAT GTACCGGTCACGTCATCACAACAACAATGGTTGGATCCATCTTTAAAATTGAATGTTCCTTTAGTTGATGTAGATAAG GTGCGATGTATAATAAGGAACATAGTTAGGGACTGGGCAGCTGAG GGTAAAAACGAACGTGATCAGTGCTACAGCCCTATACTTGACGAGCTTAATATGCTATTCCCTAATCGCAGTAAAGATAG TCCACCTGCATGTTTAGTTCCTGGTGCTGGACTTGGTCGGCTGGCCCTGGAGATTTCATGTTTAG GATTTATCAGTCAGGGAAATGAATTTTCATACTACATGATGATATGCTCGAGCTTTATTCTTAACCA ttctcAATCGATTGGCTTGATGGAACATTTAAGTTCCCAAACGGCTGGCGAGTGGACAATTTATCCTTGGATTCACagcaattgcaattcattatcAGACAGTGATCAACTTCGTCCTGTTTCAATACCAGATATGCATCCAGCCAG TGCAGGAATTACTGAAGGTTTTTCCATGTGTGGAGGTGACTTTGTTGAAGTTTACAGTGATTCAAGCCAAGTTG GTTTGGATAAATTTGGGACCTCTACTTTATCACTTTGCAGATATGTATGGACAGGATGA
- the LOC100791662 gene encoding carnosine N-methyltransferase isoform X1 — protein sequence MDEAEEEQQRRRLKLEEALEIQSLRRIISAYLNYPDAAEEDVRRYERSYRKLPPSHKALLSHYSRKFQRLRWCISMNTHFIFGMLQAFEPPLDMSQDVDFSEDPHPESTQKDHLVSEGISACSCESVPVRITCSVSDQHRCVEGGNHTCISQAQMHSNEEVDIESCHQSNTGSHSPSMIHPKETSEYCGSPIADSNGNVPVTSSQQQWLDPSLKLNVPLVDVDKVRCIIRNIVRDWAAEGKNERDQCYSPILDELNMLFPNRSKDSPPACLVPGAGLGRLALEISCLGFISQGNEFSYYMMICSSFILNHSQSIGLMEHLSSQTAGEWTIYPWIHSNCNSLSDSDQLRPVSIPDMHPASAGITEGFSMCGGDFVEVYSDSSQVGAWDAVVTCFFIDTAHNIVEYIEIISKILKEGGVWINLGPLLYHFADMYGQDDEMSIELSLEDVKRVALHYGFELEKERTIETTYTANSRSMMQNRYFSAFWTMRKKSAAVQQQVP from the exons CTATCCTGATGCCGCAGAAGAGGATGTTAGAAGATATGAGAGGTCTTATAGGAAGCTTCCACCTTCCCATAAG GCTTTGTTATCCCACTATTCTCGAAAGTTTCAAAGATTACGCTG GTGTATCTCAATGAATACACATTTCATATTCGGCATGCTTCAA GCATTTGAACCTCCACTTGACATGAGCCAGGACGTAGATTTTAGTGAAGATCCACATCCTGAATCGACCCAAAAAGATCATTTAGTTTCTGAAGGGATTAGTGCTTGTTCATGTGAGTCAGTCCCTGTGAGAATAACATGTTCTGTATCTGATCAACATCGTTGTGTGGAAGGTGGCAATCATACTTGCATATCACAAGCACAAATGCATTCCAATGAG GAGGTGGACATTGAGAGTTGCCACCAGTCAAATACTGGGAGCCATTCTCCAAGCATGATACATCCTAAAGAAACTAGTGAATACTGTGGAAGTCCTATTGCTGATTCCAATGGCAAT GTACCGGTCACGTCATCACAACAACAATGGTTGGATCCATCTTTAAAATTGAATGTTCCTTTAGTTGATGTAGATAAG GTGCGATGTATAATAAGGAACATAGTTAGGGACTGGGCAGCTGAG GGTAAAAACGAACGTGATCAGTGCTACAGCCCTATACTTGACGAGCTTAATATGCTATTCCCTAATCGCAGTAAAGATAG TCCACCTGCATGTTTAGTTCCTGGTGCTGGACTTGGTCGGCTGGCCCTGGAGATTTCATGTTTAG GATTTATCAGTCAGGGAAATGAATTTTCATACTACATGATGATATGCTCGAGCTTTATTCTTAACCA ttctcAATCGATTGGCTTGATGGAACATTTAAGTTCCCAAACGGCTGGCGAGTGGACAATTTATCCTTGGATTCACagcaattgcaattcattatcAGACAGTGATCAACTTCGTCCTGTTTCAATACCAGATATGCATCCAGCCAG TGCAGGAATTACTGAAGGTTTTTCCATGTGTGGAGGTGACTTTGTTGAAGTTTACAGTGATTCAAGCCAAGTTG GTGCATGGGATGCAGTTGTAACTTGTTTCTTTATCGATACAGCTCATAATATTGTTGAGTACAttgaaataatttcaaaaattttgaaagaagGGGGA GTTTGGATAAATTTGGGACCTCTACTTTATCACTTTGCAGATATGTATGGACAGGATGAT GAAATGTCCATTGAATTGAGTTTGGAAGATGTTAAGAGGGTCGCATTACATTATGGATTTGAATTAGAG AAAGAAAGGACTATTGAGACAACTTACACCGCAAATTCTAGATCAATGATGCAA AATCGTTACTTTTCTGCATTTTGGACAATGAGAAAAAAATCTGCTGCAGTGCAGCAGCAAGTGCCCTGA
- the LOC100791662 gene encoding carnosine N-methyltransferase isoform X2, with translation MDEAEEEQQRRRLKLEEALEIQSLRRIISAYLNYPDAAEEDVRRYERSYRKLPPSHKALLSHYSRKFQRLRWCISMNTHFIFGMLQAFEPPLDMSQDVDFSEDPHPESTQKDHLVSEGISACSCESVPVRITCSVSDQHRCVEGGNHTCISQAQMHSNEEVDIESCHQSNTGSHSPSMIHPKETSEYCGSPIADSNGNVPVTSSQQQWLDPSLKLNVPLVDVDKVRCIIRNIVRDWAAEGKNERDQCYSPILDELNMLFPNRSKDSPPACLVPGAGLGRLALEISCLGFISQGNEFSYYMMICSSFILNHSQTAGEWTIYPWIHSNCNSLSDSDQLRPVSIPDMHPASAGITEGFSMCGGDFVEVYSDSSQVGAWDAVVTCFFIDTAHNIVEYIEIISKILKEGGVWINLGPLLYHFADMYGQDDEMSIELSLEDVKRVALHYGFELEKERTIETTYTANSRSMMQNRYFSAFWTMRKKSAAVQQQVP, from the exons CTATCCTGATGCCGCAGAAGAGGATGTTAGAAGATATGAGAGGTCTTATAGGAAGCTTCCACCTTCCCATAAG GCTTTGTTATCCCACTATTCTCGAAAGTTTCAAAGATTACGCTG GTGTATCTCAATGAATACACATTTCATATTCGGCATGCTTCAA GCATTTGAACCTCCACTTGACATGAGCCAGGACGTAGATTTTAGTGAAGATCCACATCCTGAATCGACCCAAAAAGATCATTTAGTTTCTGAAGGGATTAGTGCTTGTTCATGTGAGTCAGTCCCTGTGAGAATAACATGTTCTGTATCTGATCAACATCGTTGTGTGGAAGGTGGCAATCATACTTGCATATCACAAGCACAAATGCATTCCAATGAG GAGGTGGACATTGAGAGTTGCCACCAGTCAAATACTGGGAGCCATTCTCCAAGCATGATACATCCTAAAGAAACTAGTGAATACTGTGGAAGTCCTATTGCTGATTCCAATGGCAAT GTACCGGTCACGTCATCACAACAACAATGGTTGGATCCATCTTTAAAATTGAATGTTCCTTTAGTTGATGTAGATAAG GTGCGATGTATAATAAGGAACATAGTTAGGGACTGGGCAGCTGAG GGTAAAAACGAACGTGATCAGTGCTACAGCCCTATACTTGACGAGCTTAATATGCTATTCCCTAATCGCAGTAAAGATAG TCCACCTGCATGTTTAGTTCCTGGTGCTGGACTTGGTCGGCTGGCCCTGGAGATTTCATGTTTAG GATTTATCAGTCAGGGAAATGAATTTTCATACTACATGATGATATGCTCGAGCTTTATTCTTAACCA TTCCCAAACGGCTGGCGAGTGGACAATTTATCCTTGGATTCACagcaattgcaattcattatcAGACAGTGATCAACTTCGTCCTGTTTCAATACCAGATATGCATCCAGCCAG TGCAGGAATTACTGAAGGTTTTTCCATGTGTGGAGGTGACTTTGTTGAAGTTTACAGTGATTCAAGCCAAGTTG GTGCATGGGATGCAGTTGTAACTTGTTTCTTTATCGATACAGCTCATAATATTGTTGAGTACAttgaaataatttcaaaaattttgaaagaagGGGGA GTTTGGATAAATTTGGGACCTCTACTTTATCACTTTGCAGATATGTATGGACAGGATGAT GAAATGTCCATTGAATTGAGTTTGGAAGATGTTAAGAGGGTCGCATTACATTATGGATTTGAATTAGAG AAAGAAAGGACTATTGAGACAACTTACACCGCAAATTCTAGATCAATGATGCAA AATCGTTACTTTTCTGCATTTTGGACAATGAGAAAAAAATCTGCTGCAGTGCAGCAGCAAGTGCCCTGA
- the LOC102668313 gene encoding replication protein A 70 kDa DNA-binding subunit C: protein MVLVVSAKGFTMNIKGKNFSLVDKFLLGFAFPPLLGLTMRRKGVLGVLHNGVGRCCVIFVCFSFKFESKTFSFAKLDPEKLRVCDYKVMARVADKIKLIDGSRETLKLSVRITDLWFIGILGKTEQAEMVVVDSDGDEIHVVCKQDQLKSRKADLKENLTYVMHNFKVIKNDGKFRVCDHEYKLYFIGVTVVSLCDMEQLPFRKFRFVDFSSVIAGHFKIGLLVDVIGVIDEVVFRYVSSKNTRVVLNLKDLSGQVLSYTLWENYCLQFLSYLNDIEDERPIVILLTHARIKEAQGSYLASVSNSFKASKLMINDLVLEIQEFRESLLDLGIEVRSILAPIGQRSSQEFVCVTVAKITTIVMDNYSWCYPACGQCYKKADMQTVLFTCPCGKENDQPVLRYRVEVMVNHKGEQTKFLIWDHECAQLIGQTADEVNRLKIEDGDVDLNASPQVLDRLLGCFLAFKVKVQPRFRNSVVLKYSDESDLINVVLDMIPDSEQPVSITADHDRSMLGSSEPTELESQSVSVIGDHDPLLKIPLTPTKCVSSNELDNERKNFQISPAEVSSNKLAKHSQLE, encoded by the exons ATGGTTTTGGTTGTCTCAGCTAAGGGTTTTACCATGAATATCAAAGGGAAGAA TTTTTCTTTGGttgacaagtttcttttggggTTTGCTTTTCCTCCGTTGCTGGGTTTGACTATGAGAAGAAAAG gtgttttgggtgttttgcacAATGGTGTTGGCCGTTGTTGTGTCATTTTCGTTTGTTTCAGTTTTAAGTTTGAGAGCAAAACT TTTAGTTTTGCTAAGCTTGATCCGGAGAAGCTAAG GGTTTGCGATTATAAAGTTATGGCACGTGTTgctgataaaattaaattgatagaTGGATCAAGGGAAACTCTTAAGCTTTCTGTAAGGATCACTGATCTTTGGTTCATTGGGATTCTCGGAAAGACTGAACAAGCCGAAATGGTGGTTGTTGATTCTGAT GGAGATGAAATCCATGTTGTTTGCAAACAGGATCAACTGAAGTCTCGCAAGGctgatttgaaagaaaatttgaCTTATGTGAtgcataattttaaagttatcaAGAATGATGGGAAATTCAGAGTTTGTGATcatgaatataaattatattttattggagTTACTGTTGTTAGCTTATGTGATATGGAACAGTTACCTTTTAGGAAATTTAGATTTGTTGATTTTTCTAGTGTCATTGCTGGTCATTTTAAAATTGGACTCTTGGTTG ATGTTATTGGCGTGATTGATGAAGTGGTATTCCGATATGTGTCATCCAAAAATACGAGGGTTGTTTTGAATTTAAAGGATTTGAG TGGACAGGTGCTATCCTATACACTCTGGGAAAATTACTGCTTACAGTTTTTGTCTTATTTGAATGATATTGAAGATGAAAGGCCAATCGTTATTCTCTTGACTCATGCTAGGATTAAGGAAGCGCAGG GATCATATCTGGCATCGGTCAGTAATTCTTTCAAGGCGTCTAAACTCATGATCAATGACCTCGTGCTGGAAATTCAAGAATTTAGAGAGAG CCTTTTAGATTTAGGGATCGAGGTTAGATCAATTTTGGCGCCTATTGGACAAAGGAGTTCACAG GAATTTGTTTGTGTTACTGTCGCCAAGATTACAACTATAGTGATGGACAACTATTCATGGTGCTATCCGGCTTGTggtcaatgttataaaaaagcTGACATGCAAACTGTGCTGTTCACATGTCCGTGTGGCAAAGAGAATGATCAACCTGTACTAAG GTATCGGGTTGAGGTGATGGTTAATCACAAGGGTGAACAAACCAAATTTTTGATCTGGGATCATGAATGTGCACAGTTAATTGGTCAGACAGCGGATGAAGTCAATAGGCTCAAAATAGAA GATGGGGATGTTGATTTAAATGCCTCTCCTCAAGTACTAGATAGGCTATTGGGTTGTTTCCTTGCATTCAAAGTGAAGGTGCAACCAAGGTTCAGGAATTCTGTTGTTCTTAAATATTCAGATGAATCAGACTTGATCAATGTTGTGCTAGATATGATTCCCGATAGTGAG CAACCTGTGTCTATTACCGCTGATCATGATCGGTCAATGCTTGGCTCAAGTGAGCCTACAGAGCTTGAATCT CAATCTGTGTCTGTTATCGGGGATCATGACCCTCTTCTCAAGATTCCATTGACACCAACTAAGTGCGTATCTTCTAATGAGTTGGATAATGAGCGAAAAAACTTTCAAATTTCACCTGCTGAAGTTTCCTCGAACAAATTAGCCAAGCATTCTCAGCTTGAATGA
- the LOC100792184 gene encoding uncharacterized protein yields MTADSLEDINSESPQVNMLKLLDEYNVHAKSFRMVRDRLTDSQVDNVKLRLIAAREKNGRTYNLPNVSEVDALIVGDFDPDSRRDIIVETQNGELQRIHELHSSYDRVTAVVIHDANGTLENTITQNDEIKEYVDRRYISPCEATWRIFGFPIHARKPAVERLHFHLPGQHNVVYEDDDDIDDILSKPSISDSKFLAWMNSNKCFSEELHIDDEQLKNLTLLEIEKLLHANQKSLRDYPTMPYLEGANPASCLENSLILSELNYNNDEARSEFENLFLSMTDIGDGVIGNQNDGYATIEIPEYLLIIEYNDPIDAIVKSTFTDLYQYHSNPEFFKSRAILASTNETVEEVK; encoded by the exons ATGACAGCTGATTCATTAGAAGATATAAATTCTGAATCTCCACAAG TCAACATGTTGAAATTGCTGGATGAGTACAATGTCCATGCAAAAAGTTTTAGAATGGTCAGGGACAGATTGACAGATAGTCAAGTCGATAATGTAAAATTGAGATTGATAGCTGCACGTGAGAAAAATGGTCGTACATACAATCTCCCAAATGTTTCTGAAGTTGATGCTTTGATTGTTGGCGATTTTGATCCAGACTCAAGAAGGGATATTATTGTAGAAACTCAAAATGGAGAATTACAAAGAATCCATGAATTACACTCTA GTTATGACAGAGTCACTGCTGTTGTTATTCATGATGCTAATGGTACACTTGAGAATACTATTACTCAAAATGATGAGATTAAAGAATATGTGGATCGCAG ATATATTTCTCCATGTGAAGCTACTTGGAGAATTTTTGGTTTTCCAATACATGCTAGAAAGCCTGCTGTGGAGAGATTACATTTTCATTTGCCAGGACAACACAATGTTGtttatgaagatgatgatgatatagATGATATCCTGTCAAAGCCAAGCATTTCAGATTCAAAATTCTTAGCTTGGATGAATAGCAACAAATGTTTTTCAGAAG AATTACACATTGATGATGAGcaacttaaaaatttaacattactGGAAATTGAAAAACTTCTGCATGCAAACCAAAAATCACTCAGAGACTATCCTACAATGCCATATCTTGAGGGTGCAAATCCTGCATCGTGTCTAGAGAATAGCTTGATATTGTCTGAACTTAATTACAACAATGATGAGGCTAGATCAGAATTTGAAAATCTTTTTCTATCCATGACAG ATATTGGAGATGGAGTTATTGGGAATCAAAATGATGGATATGCTACCATTGAAATTCCTGAGTACCTACTGATTATTGAATATAATGACCCCATTGATGCTATAGTCAAATCAACATTTACAGATTTATATCAATATCACAGTAATCCTGAATTCTTCAAATCTAGAGCAATATTAGCTTCCACCAATGAAACAGTTGAAGAGGTCAAATGA